The region GAACAGGCAGCCGTTGGACTTGTACCAGTCCCACACGTACGTCGGGTCACCGCCGGCGCGCAGTCGCAGGTCGGCCAGGCAGTACTGGTCACTCCAGCTGCCGTTGGCGGAGTAGACGATGTGGAGTTGCCCGTTGGGGTCCCTGATCGCCTCGGGGGACTCGTTGATGTACGGGTTGCCGACGACGCGCTCCCAGCTCTCCCGTGGTTGGGAGATGACGTACCGGTTGCCGGTCGGGGTGAGCGGGTCACTCATGCGGCTGAGGTAGATGTTCTGTTCGACGTTGGTGTCGCCGGCCCACCCGGACCAGACGAACCACCGCTGCCCGTTGAAGGTGAACAGGCTGCCGTCGATGGCCCACTTGCCGTCGGGCAGCGCGAGCTGCCGTTCGGCCGTGTAGCCGCTGGCCGGCGACGCCGA is a window of Micromonospora sp. WMMD961 DNA encoding:
- a CDS encoding glycoside hydrolase family 43 protein; protein product: MTIGNRTLPRILSALLAAVLATGLSAVGAGPATAGQTGLRAADPSVIRVGSTYISVQSLDGGVAVRQAASPDALAAAPARQVWTDTRNLGEVWAPEIVTDGGRYYIYFSAGRAAAHRMYVIHSASPASGYTAERQLALPDGKWAIDGSLFTFNGQRWFVWSGWAGDTNVEQNIYLSRMSDPLTPTGNRYVISQPRESWERVVGNPYINESPEAIRDPNGQLHIVYSANGSWSDQYCLADLRLRAGGDPTYVWDWYKSNGCLFGSNRATMMAG